The window GATTGAGCCCCGTGGCGTGGTGTAGGTCGTCGCGTGCTGCTCTGCGATCAGGCTGATGGTGCCGCGGCGGGTGCTGCGGGGTCGAGGGGTCGTCCGGTGGTCAGTGTTCGAGGCTGCAGCGGGGTCGGTGCGGGTGGCTTGAGCAGGGCCATGGAGGCTTCGGAGAGGTAGCGGCGGTCGCTGTCCTGCCACTCGTCGTGGGCCTCGATGAGGACGCAGGCCGACAGCCGGAGCAGGGCGTCGGTGTTGGGGAAGATGCCGACGACGTCGGTGCGGCGCTTGACCTCCTTGTTCAGTCGCTCCAGCGGGTTGGTGGACCAGATCTTCCGCCAGTGCGCGTGGGGGAAGTCCGCGAAGGCGGTCAGGTCGGCCTTGGCGTCCAGCAGCAGCTCGGCGACGGCGGGGAACTGGGCGGCGAGCATGTCGGCGACGACGTCGACGTGCGCGCGGACGGTGTCGGGCGTG of the Aquipuribacter sp. SD81 genome contains:
- a CDS encoding IS256 family transposase yields the protein NSRVVSQAVVIATGVTADGRREVLGCDVGDSETETFWADFLRGLRDRGLTGVQLVVSDSHRGLTNAVGAVLQGASWQRCRVHFMRNALARVSKGHAEMVAATIRTIFAQPTPDTVRAHVDVVADMLAAQFPAVAELLLDAKADLTAFADFPHAHWRKIWSTNPLERLNKEVKRRTDVVGIFPNTDALLRLSACVLIEAHDEWQDSDRRYLSEASMALLKPPAPTPLQPRTLTTGRPLDPAAPAAAPSA